A stretch of Rubinisphaera margarita DNA encodes these proteins:
- the treZ gene encoding malto-oligosyltrehalose trehalohydrolase gives MPLKSGYQSEFRCRPQFRDGQTVFRVWAPGRKHVELVLENDARPMERKDWGYWELSLPELPEGTQYGYRLDSGPVRPDPCTMWQPDGVHQMSALVRTDRFSWSDQHWQPHEREHLVFYELHVGTFTPEGTFEAVIPRLQELKELGITAIELLPVSQFPGERNWGYDGVHPYAAQNTYGGPLELQKLVDAAHAVGLSIYLDVVYNHLGPEGNYLSEFGPYYSASYSTPWGPALNYDGRDSDAVRNFVLENVHHWIHDFHFDGLRLDAVHAIFDKSPIHLLAEIKQVADAAAQKRESRAVVVAESLMNDVRMIRSLGEGGYGLDAEWNEDFHHAVQAYLTGEEFGKYSDFGEASHLATIFEKTFSLAGRYSRFRGRRWGAEAAGLSGTRFVAGIQNHDHVGNRARGERIAHLVSPAQCRLAASMSLLSPFLPLIFMGEEYGETNPFPFFCSFQDEGLIENVRKGRARDYDFEGEVPDPQDPAEFQKAILSWSWPEETDSAGMRRLYQSLLDFRRSQPILHQNSSREARLLPDEKQGLVLEWKYSAAAGEESLADEEDDLYCYFNLTGVEQSLKSAHLPENLNVLFLSEVGSFGTHSQPADSVELKLQPWECMVIGKPRS, from the coding sequence ATGCCTCTGAAGAGTGGCTACCAATCGGAGTTTCGTTGCCGTCCGCAGTTTCGGGACGGCCAAACCGTGTTTCGTGTCTGGGCTCCCGGCAGGAAACATGTGGAACTGGTTCTTGAGAACGACGCTCGTCCTATGGAGCGGAAGGATTGGGGGTACTGGGAACTGAGTCTGCCGGAGTTACCCGAGGGGACGCAGTACGGGTATCGGCTCGACAGCGGTCCGGTCCGACCCGATCCCTGCACGATGTGGCAGCCGGATGGCGTGCATCAGATGTCGGCGCTGGTGCGAACAGATCGATTTTCCTGGAGCGATCAACACTGGCAGCCGCATGAGCGGGAGCATCTTGTCTTCTATGAACTGCACGTGGGAACGTTCACGCCGGAAGGAACCTTCGAGGCTGTCATTCCCCGACTGCAGGAGCTGAAAGAGCTGGGGATCACGGCGATTGAACTGCTGCCCGTCTCCCAGTTTCCCGGCGAGCGGAACTGGGGATACGACGGCGTTCATCCGTATGCGGCTCAGAACACCTATGGAGGTCCACTGGAGTTGCAGAAGCTGGTCGATGCCGCCCACGCGGTTGGGCTTTCGATCTACCTGGACGTGGTTTACAACCATCTCGGGCCGGAGGGGAATTACCTCTCTGAATTCGGCCCGTATTACTCGGCCAGTTATTCAACGCCCTGGGGCCCGGCGCTCAACTACGACGGACGCGACAGCGACGCGGTTCGGAACTTCGTGCTCGAGAATGTGCATCACTGGATTCACGATTTTCATTTCGATGGACTTCGGCTCGATGCCGTGCATGCGATTTTCGATAAGAGTCCGATTCACCTCCTGGCCGAAATCAAACAGGTTGCCGATGCCGCTGCCCAAAAGCGTGAGAGTCGAGCCGTGGTTGTCGCCGAAAGTCTGATGAACGACGTGCGCATGATTCGCTCGCTCGGAGAAGGAGGCTACGGACTCGATGCGGAATGGAACGAGGATTTCCATCATGCGGTGCAGGCGTATCTGACCGGCGAAGAGTTCGGCAAGTACTCCGACTTTGGCGAAGCGTCTCATCTCGCAACGATTTTTGAGAAGACGTTCAGCCTGGCCGGTCGGTACAGTCGTTTCCGCGGTCGCCGCTGGGGGGCGGAAGCGGCGGGTCTGTCGGGGACCCGATTTGTCGCCGGGATCCAGAATCACGATCACGTCGGCAACCGGGCTCGCGGCGAACGGATTGCTCATCTGGTGTCGCCGGCTCAGTGTCGACTCGCCGCTTCCATGTCGCTGCTCAGTCCGTTTCTGCCACTCATCTTTATGGGCGAAGAGTATGGCGAAACGAATCCGTTTCCGTTCTTCTGTTCGTTCCAGGATGAAGGTTTGATCGAGAACGTCCGCAAAGGGCGAGCCCGCGACTACGATTTCGAAGGCGAGGTACCCGATCCGCAGGATCCCGCGGAGTTTCAGAAGGCGATCCTCAGCTGGAGCTGGCCTGAGGAGACCGATTCGGCGGGAATGCGGCGGCTCTATCAGAGCCTGCTCGACTTCCGGCGGAGTCAGCCGATTCTGCATCAGAATTCATCCCGGGAAGCCCGTCTGTTGCCCGACGAGAAACAGGGACTGGTGCTGGAATGGAAATACTCGGCGGCTGCCGGCGAAGAATCGCTGGCGGATGAAGAGGACGATCTGTACTGCTACTTCAATCTCACAGGCGTCGAGCAGAGCCTGAAGTCGGCTCATCTTCCAGAGAATCTCAACGTGCTGTTCCTGTCGGAAGTCGGATCCTTCGGCACGCATTCGCAACCGGCAGACAGCGTCGAACTGAAGCTTCAACCGTGGGAGTGCATGGTGATCGGAAAGCCACGCAGCTGA
- a CDS encoding sulfatase family protein codes for MKSIQWTCLLLLLLSGSVTAAERPNLVLIIADDCTYSDLGTYGGQAKTPNLDALAAEGMKFTQCFQSAPMCSPTRHNIYTGLFPVKSGAYPNHTFAKKGTKSIVHDLKPLGYRVHLSGKRHIGPVEVFPFEYSGKSNPDMQVINTLFQECKADEQPFCLIACSNEPHTPWNKGDASQYDPDELEFPPYLVGTPHVREQFTKYLAEITYFDSQIGEIVDLLEKHGLEDDTLVMVLSEQGNSLPFAKWTCYEAGVASGMVVRWPGRVKPGSETDAMVEYVDILPTFVEAAGGNIRKTLDGKSFLPVLQGERDDHKKVTYSLMTTRGINNGSEYYPIRSARNEQFRLIWNLSPDVTFQNACTESSEFKSMEQAAASGNEQARELTEKYQHRPEYELYDVVNDPHNMRNLAGEKEFDGEMASLRKSLEAWMADQGDEGIATEMAAGDHQNRGRKPAGKNARQKSRKNASSR; via the coding sequence ATGAAGTCAATCCAGTGGACCTGCTTGCTACTGTTGCTCCTTTCGGGTTCAGTAACGGCCGCCGAGCGTCCGAATCTCGTGCTTATCATTGCGGATGACTGCACCTATAGCGATCTCGGCACCTACGGCGGACAGGCGAAGACGCCGAATCTTGACGCCCTGGCTGCTGAAGGGATGAAGTTCACGCAATGCTTCCAGTCCGCCCCGATGTGTTCGCCGACACGGCACAATATCTACACCGGTCTGTTCCCGGTGAAGTCGGGGGCGTATCCGAATCATACGTTCGCCAAGAAGGGGACGAAGAGCATCGTCCACGATCTGAAGCCGCTCGGTTATCGCGTGCATCTCTCCGGCAAGCGACACATCGGACCGGTGGAGGTCTTTCCGTTCGAGTATTCCGGGAAGAGCAATCCCGACATGCAGGTCATCAATACGCTGTTTCAGGAATGCAAAGCCGACGAGCAGCCGTTCTGTCTGATCGCCTGCTCGAACGAGCCGCACACGCCGTGGAATAAGGGGGATGCGTCCCAATACGATCCCGACGAACTTGAGTTCCCGCCCTACCTTGTCGGCACGCCGCACGTTCGCGAGCAGTTCACGAAGTACCTCGCTGAGATCACGTACTTCGACAGTCAGATTGGGGAAATCGTCGATCTGCTGGAGAAGCACGGCCTCGAGGACGATACGCTGGTGATGGTGCTTTCCGAGCAGGGAAACAGTCTGCCGTTCGCCAAGTGGACCTGTTACGAAGCCGGCGTCGCTTCGGGAATGGTGGTCCGATGGCCGGGCCGCGTGAAGCCGGGAAGCGAAACCGATGCCATGGTGGAGTATGTCGACATTTTACCGACGTTCGTTGAAGCAGCGGGTGGGAACATTCGCAAAACGCTCGACGGGAAGAGCTTTCTGCCGGTGCTGCAGGGAGAGCGGGACGACCACAAAAAGGTCACCTATAGCCTGATGACGACGCGGGGAATTAACAACGGTTCGGAGTACTATCCCATTCGTTCCGCCCGCAACGAACAGTTCCGTCTGATCTGGAATCTGAGTCCGGATGTCACCTTCCAGAACGCCTGCACAGAGAGTTCGGAATTCAAGTCGATGGAACAGGCGGCGGCCTCCGGAAACGAACAGGCGCGAGAGTTGACTGAAAAGTATCAGCATCGTCCCGAGTACGAACTGTACGATGTCGTCAACGATCCACACAACATGCGAAATCTGGCCGGGGAGAAAGAATTCGACGGGGAGATGGCATCCCTGCGGAAATCGCTGGAAGCGTGGATGGCGGACCAGGGCGATGAGGGCATCGCCACCGAAATGGCCGCCGGGGATCATCAGAATCGTGGCAGGAAGCCCGCCGGTAAGAATGCCCGGCAGAAATCCCGGAAGAACGCCAGCAGCCGCTGA
- a CDS encoding arylsulfatase translates to MHRTLIWSMTLLLTLCLTDSLIAANPEAPRPNIIIVLVDDMGFSDLGCYGSEIETPHIDQLAEKGLRFTQFYNSGRCCPTRASLMTGLHPHQVGIGHMTASPGKPLGFEGAYQGYLNQNCTTVAEVLKSAGYQTLMTGKWHLGAEQQECWPLQRGFDRYFGCISGAINYFKPGGDRGLTLGNRNVDVPKDFYATDTFTDYACEFISDASKNEEQPFFLYLAYNAPHWPLNAKVEDFEKYRGKYTAGWEKLMQDRFRKQVELGLFPEDTEQASHVGPKWDSLNDNQRDRLDAVMAAYAGCVDSIDQNIGRLIEHLKDEDEYENTVIFFLSDNGACQEGGTLGQGGEKMVRNPPLETVDGVKLGLAWANACNTPFRLYKHYVHEGGACTPMIAHWPAGIADSDEGTFVREYAYLPDFMATCVELSGATYPEGKPAHAGQSMLPLLKGIEKAIHSEPIYWEHEGNAAMRMGNWKLVREYRKPWELYDISQDRTELHDLATAHPDQKQKMVAMWEEWATAHDVAFPERFNMYEFLRKQGQDGK, encoded by the coding sequence ATGCACCGCACGCTTATCTGGTCAATGACACTGCTGTTGACTCTCTGTCTGACGGACTCTCTTATCGCGGCGAACCCGGAGGCTCCCCGACCGAACATCATCATCGTTCTGGTCGATGACATGGGCTTCTCGGATCTGGGGTGTTACGGCAGCGAGATTGAGACGCCGCACATCGATCAGCTGGCCGAGAAGGGGCTGCGGTTTACGCAGTTTTACAACTCGGGCCGTTGCTGTCCGACGCGGGCGAGTCTGATGACCGGACTGCATCCGCATCAGGTCGGCATCGGCCACATGACGGCTTCTCCCGGCAAGCCGCTGGGATTTGAAGGGGCCTATCAGGGGTACCTGAACCAGAACTGCACCACGGTTGCCGAAGTGCTCAAGTCAGCCGGCTATCAAACGCTGATGACCGGCAAGTGGCATCTCGGAGCCGAACAGCAGGAATGCTGGCCGCTGCAGCGTGGGTTCGATCGTTATTTCGGCTGCATCAGCGGCGCGATCAACTACTTTAAACCGGGTGGCGATCGCGGGCTCACGCTCGGCAACAGGAACGTCGACGTGCCGAAGGACTTCTACGCCACCGATACCTTCACCGACTACGCCTGCGAGTTTATTTCCGACGCCTCGAAGAACGAGGAACAGCCGTTCTTTCTGTATCTGGCGTACAATGCACCCCACTGGCCGCTCAACGCGAAAGTCGAAGACTTCGAGAAGTATCGTGGCAAGTACACGGCCGGCTGGGAGAAGCTGATGCAGGACCGCTTCCGCAAGCAGGTCGAGCTCGGTTTGTTTCCGGAGGACACTGAGCAGGCGTCGCATGTCGGGCCGAAGTGGGATTCGCTTAATGACAACCAGCGGGATCGTCTTGATGCCGTGATGGCGGCTTACGCCGGCTGCGTCGATTCGATTGATCAGAATATCGGCCGGCTCATCGAGCATTTAAAAGACGAGGACGAGTACGAGAACACGGTCATCTTTTTCCTCTCCGACAACGGGGCATGTCAGGAAGGCGGCACGCTGGGGCAGGGAGGGGAGAAGATGGTCCGCAACCCGCCGCTCGAAACGGTCGACGGCGTGAAGCTCGGCCTCGCCTGGGCGAACGCCTGCAACACGCCGTTCCGCCTCTACAAGCATTATGTCCATGAGGGGGGCGCCTGCACGCCGATGATCGCCCACTGGCCGGCCGGCATCGCCGACAGCGACGAAGGGACGTTCGTTCGCGAGTACGCTTATTTGCCGGACTTCATGGCGACGTGTGTCGAACTCTCCGGAGCCACCTATCCGGAAGGCAAGCCCGCTCATGCCGGCCAGTCGATGCTCCCTCTGCTGAAAGGCATTGAGAAGGCGATTCATTCGGAACCCATTTACTGGGAACACGAAGGGAATGCCGCGATGCGGATGGGGAACTGGAAGCTCGTTCGCGAGTACAGAAAGCCCTGGGAACTCTACGACATCAGCCAGGACCGCACCGAACTCCACGACCTGGCGACCGCCCACCCCGACCAGAAACAGAAGATGGTCGCCATGTGGGAAGAATGGGCCACCGCCCACGACGTCGCCTTCCCGGAACGGTTCAATATGTACGAGTTCCTGAGAAAACAGGGACAGGACGGGAAGTGA
- a CDS encoding putative signal transducing protein — protein sequence MSFERVASFDNANDARIAAIVLQQEGIQSRIENEDSFSLVGAAALLPSSLPQVHLHVADEFVSHAKEVLKSGRLAAAVDHPGSESSRDAEVVQSLFRRVAWHSVFGMFAFPLALAALWQIRKLTSYSSGFSGRDWIRFLVLLLFASFSVFVSLALTTVLLIEADEVKKLLFPRPMNYYPSY from the coding sequence ATGTCTTTTGAGCGAGTGGCCAGTTTCGATAACGCGAACGATGCCAGAATCGCCGCCATCGTTCTGCAGCAGGAAGGCATTCAATCCCGGATCGAAAACGAAGACTCGTTCAGCCTCGTGGGAGCGGCAGCGTTACTTCCTTCATCGTTGCCTCAGGTTCATTTGCATGTTGCGGACGAGTTCGTATCGCACGCGAAAGAGGTTCTCAAGAGCGGCCGACTGGCAGCCGCAGTTGACCATCCCGGAAGCGAGTCATCGCGGGATGCGGAAGTCGTGCAGAGCCTGTTCCGTCGGGTCGCATGGCACTCTGTCTTTGGGATGTTCGCCTTCCCGCTTGCACTGGCCGCTCTGTGGCAGATTCGCAAGCTGACGAGTTATTCGAGCGGCTTTTCAGGTCGCGACTGGATCCGTTTCCTCGTTCTGCTTCTGTTCGCCAGCTTCTCCGTCTTCGTCTCACTGGCCCTCACGACCGTACTGCTGATCGAAGCGGACGAAGTTAAAAAGCTCCTTTTCCCGCGTCCAATGAACTATTACCCCAGCTACTGA
- the hisS gene encoding histidine--tRNA ligase: MNQPIIKPQTLRGFRDFLPETMIPRLQIIEAAREVYSRYGFSPIDTPALEYSEILLGKGGDETDKQLFRFTDQGDRDVAMRFDLTIPFARFAAQHINELGTPFKRYHIAPVWRGERPARGRFREFIQCDFDTIGTESLAADIETLLVVHDLLEKLDVGEFTIRINHRQLLNGLLEQLGLLEHSKLLLRALDKLPKIGAEAVVKEMTETTGVDSAQGEQVLELASLQGDPATVLDKARGMITTSELGKTALAALTEITETCAAIGIKPGRLALDLSIARGLDYYTGLIFETFLADLPDMGSISSGGRYDNLAGLYTKQKLSGVGGSLGLDRLLAALEELGRLDAAATTSKVLIARFVENRLADYQKMSRSLHQSGIASEVFPEAKNLGKQLKYADKKRIPLALIAGDDEFANDEWQLKNLAQGTQQTLKSADVPGAVLKELAGA; this comes from the coding sequence GTGAATCAGCCCATCATCAAACCTCAGACACTGCGCGGCTTCCGGGACTTTTTGCCGGAGACCATGATTCCCCGACTCCAGATCATCGAAGCCGCCCGCGAGGTCTACTCGCGTTACGGCTTCAGTCCGATCGACACGCCGGCTCTCGAATACTCCGAGATCCTGCTTGGCAAGGGGGGCGATGAAACCGACAAGCAGCTCTTCCGCTTCACCGATCAGGGGGATCGCGATGTCGCCATGCGGTTCGACCTGACAATTCCCTTCGCCCGCTTCGCCGCCCAGCACATCAACGAACTCGGCACGCCGTTCAAGCGATACCACATCGCCCCGGTCTGGCGAGGGGAACGTCCAGCTCGCGGCCGCTTCCGTGAATTCATTCAGTGCGACTTCGACACCATTGGCACCGAATCGCTGGCCGCCGACATTGAAACGCTGCTCGTCGTGCACGATCTGCTCGAAAAGCTCGACGTCGGTGAATTCACGATTCGCATCAATCACCGTCAGCTGCTCAACGGTCTGCTCGAACAACTCGGCCTGCTCGAACATTCCAAGCTGCTGCTCCGCGCTCTCGATAAACTGCCGAAGATTGGAGCCGAGGCGGTCGTCAAAGAAATGACAGAGACGACCGGAGTGGACTCCGCCCAGGGGGAACAGGTTCTCGAACTGGCTTCACTGCAGGGTGATCCGGCGACCGTGCTCGACAAAGCTCGCGGCATGATCACCACTTCCGAACTCGGCAAAACGGCTCTGGCCGCACTGACGGAGATCACGGAAACCTGTGCCGCCATCGGCATCAAGCCGGGACGGCTCGCTCTCGATCTGTCGATCGCCCGCGGCCTCGACTACTACACCGGTCTGATCTTTGAGACCTTCCTGGCCGACCTGCCCGACATGGGGAGCATTTCCTCGGGGGGCCGTTACGACAATCTGGCTGGATTGTATACGAAGCAGAAGCTCTCCGGCGTCGGCGGCAGCCTGGGGCTCGATCGCCTGCTGGCCGCTCTCGAAGAACTCGGTCGCCTCGATGCAGCCGCCACGACTTCGAAGGTGTTGATTGCCCGCTTCGTCGAAAACCGTCTGGCCGACTACCAGAAGATGAGCAGATCGCTCCACCAGTCCGGCATCGCCAGCGAAGTCTTCCCGGAAGCGAAGAACCTCGGTAAGCAGCTGAAATACGCCGACAAGAAACGCATCCCCCTTGCCCTCATCGCCGGCGACGACGAATTCGCCAACGACGAATGGCAACTCAAGAACCTCGCCCAAGGAACCCAGCAGACACTGAAGTCGGCCGATGTCCCGGGAGCAGTGCTGAAAGAACTGGCCGGGGCTTAG
- a CDS encoding YkgJ family cysteine cluster protein, which yields MTATKRVTRADLKPGEFLCDHCTAKCCRYFALPIDTPDSREELENIRWYLLHEDVSIFVDEGTWFLMVHTVCRKLRSDNLCGIYETRPQICRDYSTDNCEYDGDGCYDQLFESPEQMWEYIEAVYPQKKPKRKPARTELPIVS from the coding sequence ATGACAGCAACAAAACGAGTCACGCGAGCCGACCTGAAGCCGGGCGAATTCCTCTGTGATCACTGCACGGCCAAGTGCTGCCGCTATTTCGCCCTGCCGATCGACACCCCCGACAGTCGGGAAGAGCTCGAGAATATCCGCTGGTATCTGCTCCACGAGGATGTCTCGATCTTCGTCGATGAGGGAACCTGGTTTCTGATGGTGCACACCGTCTGCCGGAAACTCCGGTCGGACAACCTTTGCGGCATCTACGAAACCCGTCCGCAGATCTGCCGCGATTACTCGACCGACAATTGCGAATACGACGGCGACGGCTGCTACGACCAGCTGTTCGAATCCCCCGAGCAGATGTGGGAATACATCGAAGCGGTCTACCCGCAGAAGAAACCGAAACGAAAACCGGCACGGACCGAACTGCCGATCGTGAGTTAG
- a CDS encoding alpha/beta hydrolase — translation MTLVDSLHRVVLASLIATLGGTAIADEPHEPLLSDSLETGDTVPVGWEQGANLNGVEYIYDRNAASDGNRSLSIRKTAQRYFPIAAWWRRLDHTGDAPAVQLSAQVKAENVTKVVLDFTFRGAGKNDLGHAWVTYLIPDSPEEPITHDWKLYEGTVAIPKDAAEIIVGLQMYGPGQVWFDEVEVRYADEVPSKSPTDSAGTDKSMKDQGSSDEQPVEFEVATDSGEPSRYLLIPTDEGTEKPEDGHPLVIVMPGGDGSADFHPFVRFISDTVLHGKFIVAQPLAPSWIVWPTRASIDRMMTTEDTLKAVIEDIASRHDIDKSRVYAVCWSSSGPAVYASLLQKDSPLAGALIAMSVFKPDQLPPLENAAGRKVYLLHSTSDRVCPFWMAEKARDQLQNAGVGVRLETYDGGHGWQSGSVSHIGKALEWLDGKAPAP, via the coding sequence ATGACGCTGGTCGATTCTTTGCATCGGGTTGTACTGGCCTCTTTGATCGCAACCCTGGGCGGAACCGCGATCGCCGACGAGCCACATGAGCCACTGCTGTCAGACAGCCTGGAAACCGGAGACACAGTTCCCGTGGGCTGGGAGCAGGGAGCGAACCTGAACGGTGTGGAGTACATCTACGACCGGAACGCTGCGTCCGATGGCAATCGTAGCCTGAGCATTCGCAAGACGGCTCAACGCTACTTCCCGATCGCCGCCTGGTGGCGACGTCTCGATCACACCGGCGACGCCCCGGCCGTGCAGCTTTCCGCGCAGGTGAAAGCGGAGAACGTCACCAAGGTCGTCCTCGATTTCACCTTTCGCGGTGCCGGAAAGAACGATCTGGGCCATGCATGGGTGACCTATCTCATTCCCGACTCGCCTGAAGAACCGATCACACACGACTGGAAACTCTACGAAGGCACGGTCGCGATCCCGAAAGACGCCGCCGAGATTATTGTCGGGCTGCAGATGTACGGCCCGGGGCAGGTCTGGTTCGATGAAGTCGAAGTCCGTTATGCCGATGAAGTTCCGTCCAAGTCGCCGACGGACTCGGCTGGCACCGACAAATCGATGAAAGATCAAGGCAGTTCCGACGAGCAACCGGTCGAGTTCGAAGTGGCCACCGACTCCGGGGAACCATCCCGGTATCTGCTCATTCCGACCGACGAGGGAACCGAGAAGCCCGAGGATGGACACCCACTGGTCATTGTGATGCCGGGCGGCGATGGTTCGGCGGACTTTCACCCCTTTGTTCGTTTCATCAGCGATACCGTTCTCCACGGCAAGTTCATCGTCGCGCAGCCGCTTGCTCCGTCGTGGATCGTCTGGCCGACCAGAGCCTCCATCGACCGGATGATGACGACGGAGGACACTTTGAAAGCCGTAATCGAAGACATCGCCTCGCGGCATGACATCGACAAATCCCGTGTCTACGCCGTCTGCTGGTCATCAAGCGGACCAGCCGTGTATGCCTCGCTGCTGCAGAAGGACTCCCCGCTGGCGGGAGCACTGATCGCCATGTCGGTCTTTAAGCCGGATCAGCTACCGCCACTCGAAAACGCTGCTGGCCGAAAGGTCTACCTGCTGCATTCCACCAGCGACCGTGTGTGTCCGTTCTGGATGGCCGAGAAAGCTCGCGACCAGTTGCAGAACGCCGGCGTCGGCGTTCGTCTTGAAACCTACGACGGCGGCCACGGCTGGCAAAGCGGCAGCGTCAGCCACATAGGCAAAGCTCTTGAATGGCTCGACGGGAAAGCCCCCGCCCCGTAG
- a CDS encoding isochorismatase family protein — protein MPEYLRSPQLARASECLVIAVDLQEKLLAGMSDREDLLARCRLLLRGARELEIPVLATEQYPQGLGSTEPSIAELIPHAAAKKRFSSVETLDLPCAGERDDDRFRVIVLGIEAHVCILQTVFDLQSLGYEILIPVDAVTSRNAIDRQTALQRMQSMGVTLTTVETLLFECCETAEHPRFKTVSRMITGRE, from the coding sequence ATGCCCGAGTATCTCCGTTCGCCCCAGCTGGCCCGTGCTTCCGAATGCCTGGTGATCGCCGTCGATCTTCAGGAGAAACTGCTGGCCGGAATGTCCGATCGGGAGGACCTGCTGGCCCGCTGTCGCCTGTTATTGCGGGGGGCCCGGGAACTGGAGATTCCAGTTCTGGCCACGGAACAATATCCGCAGGGACTCGGCTCGACAGAGCCCTCGATTGCCGAACTGATTCCCCACGCCGCAGCCAAGAAACGGTTCAGCAGTGTCGAAACTCTCGATCTTCCTTGTGCCGGCGAGCGGGACGACGATCGCTTTCGGGTCATCGTCCTCGGCATCGAAGCGCATGTCTGCATTCTGCAGACGGTCTTTGATCTGCAGTCGCTCGGCTATGAAATCCTCATTCCGGTCGATGCGGTCACGAGCCGAAACGCCATCGATCGTCAGACGGCTCTGCAGCGGATGCAGTCCATGGGAGTGACTCTGACTACCGTGGAAACGCTTTTGTTCGAGTGCTGCGAAACCGCCGAACACCCCCGCTTCAAAACGGTCAGCCGCATGATTACGGGCCGGGAGTAG
- the asnS gene encoding asparagine--tRNA ligase, whose translation MVARIKDVRDVLEPGQTLTLHGWVRTRRDSKQGLSFIELNDGSCLGNLQIIVEGTTEGFEDQQKHITTGASLEVTGELKESPGKGQRVELHATKIVVLGSADPETYPLQKKRHTFEYLREIAHLRPRSNTFGAIARVRNAASAAIHNFFQSRHFLYVHTPIITTSDCEGAGQMFRVTTLDLARIAQIQTEIDYAQDFFGKAASLTVSGQLEAEIYATSTGPCYTFGPTFRAENSNTTRHLAEFWMVEPEIPFFDLQANMELAEEFIKYVISHVLETCAEDMDFFNQRIEKTVLETLKNIVDHDFERIPYTTAVEILEKADRKWEFPVQWGHDLQSEHERYLTEEHFKKPIILFDYPRTIKPFYMRCNEDGKTVRAMDVLVPRIGEIIGGSQREERLDVLEARMKECHLDPEDYWWYLDLRRFGTVPHAGFGLGFERLIQLLTGMQNIRDCIPFPRTPKNAEF comes from the coding sequence ATTGTGGCCCGCATTAAAGACGTTCGCGATGTCCTCGAACCGGGACAGACTCTCACGCTGCACGGCTGGGTCCGCACCCGCCGCGATTCCAAGCAGGGGTTGTCCTTCATTGAACTCAACGATGGCAGCTGCCTGGGCAACCTGCAGATCATCGTCGAAGGGACCACCGAAGGCTTCGAAGACCAGCAGAAGCACATCACGACCGGGGCTTCGCTCGAAGTGACCGGCGAGCTCAAGGAATCGCCCGGCAAGGGACAGCGGGTCGAACTGCACGCGACGAAGATCGTCGTCCTCGGCTCGGCCGATCCGGAAACGTATCCGCTGCAGAAGAAGCGGCACACATTCGAGTATCTCCGTGAGATCGCCCATCTTCGTCCGCGATCGAACACGTTCGGGGCGATTGCCCGCGTCCGCAATGCGGCCTCGGCTGCGATTCACAACTTCTTCCAGAGTCGGCATTTTCTGTACGTGCACACGCCGATCATCACGACCAGCGACTGTGAAGGCGCCGGTCAGATGTTCCGGGTGACGACACTCGACCTCGCCCGCATCGCACAGATTCAAACTGAGATCGATTACGCTCAGGACTTCTTCGGCAAGGCGGCGTCTCTCACGGTGAGCGGCCAGCTCGAAGCCGAGATCTATGCGACGTCCACCGGCCCCTGCTACACATTCGGGCCGACTTTCCGAGCCGAGAACTCGAACACGACGCGGCACCTTGCTGAGTTCTGGATGGTCGAGCCGGAGATTCCCTTCTTCGATCTGCAGGCCAACATGGAACTGGCCGAGGAGTTCATCAAGTACGTGATCTCTCACGTGCTCGAAACCTGTGCCGAGGACATGGACTTCTTCAATCAGCGAATCGAAAAGACCGTTCTCGAAACGCTGAAGAACATCGTCGATCACGACTTCGAACGAATTCCTTACACCACCGCCGTGGAGATCCTCGAAAAGGCCGACCGCAAATGGGAGTTCCCGGTTCAGTGGGGACACGATCTGCAGTCGGAGCATGAACGCTATCTGACCGAAGAGCACTTCAAGAAGCCGATCATCCTGTTCGATTACCCGCGGACAATCAAACCGTTCTACATGCGGTGCAACGAGGATGGCAAAACCGTCCGGGCGATGGATGTGCTGGTGCCGCGAATCGGCGAGATCATCGGCGGCAGCCAGCGGGAAGAACGACTCGATGTCCTCGAAGCCCGCATGAAGGAATGCCACCTGGATCCCGAAGACTACTGGTGGTATCTCGACCTCCGCCGCTTCGGCACAGTGCCCCACGCCGGTTTCGGTCTCGGCTTCGAACGCCTGATTCAACTGCTGACCGGCATGCAGAACATCCGCGACTGCATCCCGTTCCCGAGAACGCCGAAGAACGCGGAGTTTTAA